The Deinococcus deserti VCD115 region CACGTGATGGTGTCATCAGCCCATGCGGGTGCGGGGCACCACACCGAGGAAATGTCAGGCAGCAGGTCACGAGTATGCCGCCGCGACTTGTAGACCGCGCTCTGGGTCTTCTCACACACAACTGTACCCAGCGGTGTGAAGATATCAACTCAATCTCTGACAGGCCAAAATTATCTGCCAAATGAGTCTTCCCTTACATTAATCCGGCATCTTAGCTTCACCGGCTGTTTGTGAACATTTGTGGTCCTGACTGGAACCGCTCAAGATGTCTTGATCTGGGTCAAGCCCGGGTACCAAGTTGCTTCGCCACACTCACGCGGAGAGGAGAACTTATGTCAAACGATGAAAAACTGCAGAACGTCCATGCCGAAACCGCCTCGACCGAAAACATGCCTGAGGAGGCACCCGGAGAGACGCAGTCCGTTCAGCCGGGGATCGAATCCGAAATGAGCTTGACGCCCGTCGTCATCCGGGATGACTACCGTGGCAGCGACAAACTGAAGGGGAAGGTCGCCCTTATCACCGGAGGTGACAGTGGCATCGGCCGGGCAGTAGCAGTGCACTTTGCCCGTGAGGGAGCCGACGTAGCCATCCTCTACTTGAATGAGGAACAGGACGCCCAGGAGACACTGGCTATGGTGCAGGAGGAAGGGCGCCGCGGTGTACTGATCGCTGGAGATATTGGTGACGTCGAATTCTGCAAACAGGCTGTCCAGCAGACGGTCAAGGAACTTGGTGGGCTTGATATTCTCGTGAACAACGCCGCAGAGCAGCATCCCCAGGACAGCATC contains the following coding sequences:
- a CDS encoding SDR family oxidoreductase, giving the protein MSNDEKLQNVHAETASTENMPEEAPGETQSVQPGIESEMSLTPVVIRDDYRGSDKLKGKVALITGGDSGIGRAVAVHFAREGADVAILYLNEEQDAQETLAMVQEEGRRGVLIAGDIGDVEFCKQAVQQTVKELGGLDILVNNAAEQHPQDSISDITPEQLERTFRTNIFAMFYLTQAAMPHLKPGSTIINTTSVTAYKGSPQLLDYSSTKGAIVAFTRSLSQNLAEQGIRVNAVAPGPIWTPLIPATFDAERVAAHGQSTPLKRPGQPAEVAPSFVFLASDDSSYISGQVLHPNGGEVVNG